The segment GCCAAGGAACGCGATGGTGTGGCCCGGCGTTTGAACGGGGTCCGGGGCAAGCTGTCGAACGAGAAGTTCGTGAGCAAGGCGCCGGCCGAGGTGGTGGAGCGTGAGCGTGCGCTCGAAGCCAGCCTGGCCGACACCCTGACGAAGCTCGACGAGCGGATCGCCGCTCTGCAGGACTGAGCGGCACCGTCGGTCGACGGGGCAGGAGGGGTCATGAGCGAGGGCGACGTCCGCGACTACCGGAGCCTGGGAGAGATCCTCCGCGACGCTCGCGAGAAGAAGGGCTGGTCGGTCGAAGAGCTCCACGATCGCACCCGGATCGCACCGCGTATGCTCCAGGCGCTGGAGTCCGACGACTTCGACCAGTTCGACAGCCCGGTCTATGCCCGCGGATTCGTGCGGCAACTCGCCGGGGTCCTCGATCTCGATCCGGACTGGTTGCTCACCAAACTCGGACTGCCCGAGCGCCCGCCCCAGCCGATCGAACCGGACGAGGCCGCCACGCAGGAGTTCACATCGGTGACGCCGCCCACGGCACCTCCGGTGTCCGAGAGGGGCCCGGTGTGGGAGGTCGAGTCGGTCCGGGTCCGCCGTATTGCGCCCGAGAGCAGTGGCGGTGGCCGTGCGCGGTGGATCACGCTCGCTGTGGCCACGGCGGTGATCGTCGGCGCGGTGGTCGTGTGGACCCTCCTGCCGGTCGACGATGGTCTCGGGCCCGATGCCGAGCGCCCGGAGACCCGGGTGGCGGAATCGCCCGCCCCACGGACGTCCGTCCCGCCGGCGGAGACGCCCGGGGAGCAGGCGCCGGCCGGGGAAGTGGAGGATGCCGCCGAGGGATCCCCGGAGGGCGGTGACGTCGCGATCCCGCCCGAGCCGGCGGACGACGACCCGATCACCGAGGAGACACCTCCGGTCGACCGACTCGAGTGGCACCCCAGCACCGCGCCGGCGCCGGTGGACGAGCGAACGGCGGAGCGGAGCACCGCGGGGACCGAGGACGCCGACATCGACGAGACGGCCGACCAGACGGTCGAGAACGAAGGTGAGAGGGCGCCGGCGCGCGCAGACATGACCTCGACGCCCGCACGCCGCGACGAGGTCGTGGAGTCCACGGAGCCGAACGGGGGGCTTCCGAGTGTGGTGCGCGGTCAGCCCGAGGCCGACGTGCCCGTCATGCGGCTCGTGATCACCGCACGGGAGCGGGTCGAGGTGGACGTCGAGCTCGCTAGGGGCCAGCGCGAACGCCGAGTCCTGGAAGCCGGTGAGGTCTGGAGGCTGACCGGCACCGACCACTTCCTGATCCGCGCGAGCGATCCCGATGCCGCCGACTTCGAGCTCGACGGCATCGTGCGCGAACCACCGCCGCGTTGGACCGGGGCGGAGTGGTTCCTCCGGAGCGAACCGGCCGACCCCGAATGACTGGTCGCGATCAGTGGATCCCGTGCATCCACCGGCGAAGCAGGGGCACCAGCACCAGCAGTGCCGCAGCGGCTCCGAGGATCACGTAGAGTCCCCACACCTGGTAGGCGTCGGTGTACGCGGCCAGCGACTCCAAGGGCGTGGCGCCGGCGACGGCTTCTTCGCCACCTGCGGTCAGCTTTCCGATCTCGCCGGCGATCTTGTTCGCGAGTGCGATCGACAGGAACCATGCACCCATGACGAAGCCCACGATCTTGCCGGGCGAGAGCTTGCTGATCATCGAGAGTCCGACCGGTGACAGGCTCAGCTCGCCGGTGGTGTGCAGCAGGTAGAGACCGAACAGGAACAGCACCGGCACCAGACCCTGCTCGTCGGCGAAGAACTTCGCCCCGATCAGGATCACACCGAAGCCCAGCCCGAGCTGCGCCAGGCCGAGCACGAACTTCATCGGAGTGGACGGCTCGGCGTTGGCCGTGCGCAGACGGAGCCACATCCACGAGAAGACCGGCGCCAGCAGCATGATGTACAGCGGGTTCAGGCTCTGGAAGACCGAGGCCGGGATTTCGCCGCCGAAGACGTTGCGGTCGACGTTGCGCTCGGTGAACAGTGTGAGCGAGCCTCCGGCCTGCTCGAACAAGGCCCAGAACATGGCGTGGAAGAAGAAGAGCACCACGACCACGAGCAGGCGGTCGCCCTGCTGGCGGTGGGTGAGCACGGGCGCGCTCGCCACGACGTCGGCCCCGGCGGCGGACGTCTCCGGCTGCGACGAGGCGATCGGCTGGTCGCCCTTCGCGCGGAGACGCAGGGCCTCGAAGACCAGGTAGGCCACGATGCCCAGTGCGATGATCAGCAGCAGGGTCGACATGAGCTGGTCGAGGCTCAGGAGGGCCGCACAGATCGGCAGCATGAGCAGGGTGCCGCCCCACACCAGGACGTTCGGGCTCAAGGGGCCCAGGGCCGGGCGCCGCGCGGCGACGGGGTCGGGCTCGAGACCGGAGGATCCGAAGACCTTCTTCCCGACCGTCCAGAACACGATCAGGCCGAGGCCCATGCCGATGCCGGCCAGACCGAATCCGTAGTGCCAGCCGATGTTCTCGCCGACGTATCCGCAGGTCAGCGACGACAGGAAGGCCCCGATGTTCACGCCCATGTAGAAGATCGTGTAGGCGCCGTCCTTGCGTGGGTCGTCGGTCGTGTAGAAGGTGCCGAGATAGCTGCTGATGTTCGGCTTGAAGTAGCCGTTGCCGATGATGATCAGGGCGAGAGAACCCGCGAACAGTGCCATGTTCCCCTCGAAGAGCATGCCCTCGAGGGCCAGGGCGAAGTGCCCGAGCATCATGATGATCCCGCCCACCAGGATCGCCTTGCGGAAACCGAACACCCGGTCGGCGATCAGGCCGCCGACGACGGGGAACAGGTAGACCATCGAGGTGTAGGAGCCGTAGATCCCCAGGGCCCGGGCGTCGGCGGCCGCTCCCATGTCGACGAAGAGGACCTTCACCATGTACAGGGTGAGTAGCGCGCGCATCCCGTAGTAGCTGAAGCGCTCCCACATCTCCGCTCCGAAGAGCACGAAGAGGGCGCCCGGGTGGGTCTTGCGATTGGTCGCGATGACCACGGGCACCCAGATCAACACGAAGATCCATCCGAAGAGCAGGATGTACTCGGTGATGTTCATGGCGGGTCCTGGGTTCGTGCGGAAGGGGGCGGCCGGAGTCACGGCGTCTCCGGCCCGCGGAGGTCAACCTCGGCATTGAACGGGACTTGGGGTCGCGCCGCAAGGGAAGGTCACGTCTGCGGAATCTTGCCACGACCCCCGACCGGGAATAGTGTGAACGGTCCCTCGGACTCGCGACGCGGCAGCGCCGGATGGAGCCCATGAGCCAGTTCCGACTCCACAGCCCGTATCCGCCGACCGGCGACCAGCCCGAGGCGATCCGTGAGCTCGTCGACGGCCTGAACACCGGTCGCCGCGACCAGGTCCTGCTGGGCGTGACCGGCAGCGGCAAGACCTTCACCATGGCGAACGTGATCGCCCAGTGGGGGCGTCCGACCCTGGTCCTGAGCCACAACAAGACCCTGGCCGCCCAGCTCTACGGCGAGCTGCGGGGCTTCTTCCCGGACAACGCGGTCGAGTACTTCATCAGCTACTACGACTACTACCAGCCCGAGGCCTTCATCCCCAGCACCAACACCTACATCGAGAAGGACGCGAGCATCAACGACGAGATCGAACGCCTGCGGCTGCGGGCCACGGCTTCGTTGCTGTCGCGTTCCGACGTCATCGTGGTGGCCAGCGTGAGCTGCATCTTCGGCCTGGGCAATCCCGAGAACATCCGTCGTCAGGTGTTGGGGATCCACGTGGGCGAGGAGGTCGAGCGCGACGACCTGCTACGCCGTCTCGTGGACATCCAGTACGCCCGCAACGACGTCGCCTTCGAGCGCGGGACCTTCCGCGTGCGGGGCGACGTGGTCGAGATCAAGCCCGCCTACGCCGACGAGATCGTGCGCGTGGAGATGTTCGGCGACGAGATCGACGCCATCGCCCGCGTCGACCCGATCACCGGCGACGTGATCGGCCGGGTCGAGAGCGCGGCGATCTACCCGGCCACACACTTCATCACCGAGCGCAGCATGCTCGAGACCATCGGCACCGAGATCACCGCCGACCTCGAGTCGCGCCTGAGCGAGTTCGAGGCGAACAAGAAGCTGCTCGAGGCCCAACGGCTGGAGAGCCGCACCCGCTACGACATCGAGATGATCCAGGAGATGGGGTACTGCGCCGGTGTCGAGAACTACTCCCGGTACTTCGATCGTCGGAGTCCGGGCGACCGCCCCGCCTGTCTGCTCGACTACTTCCCCGAGGACTGGCTGATGATCATCGACGAGAGCCACGTCACGGTGCCGCAGGTCGGCGGAATGTTCAACGGCGACAGGTCGCGCAAGGAGACCCTGGTCGAGCACGGCTTCCGCCTTCCGAGCGCTCTCGACAACCGACCGCTCAAGTTCGACGAGTTCCTCACCATGCTCCCGAAAACGGTGTACGTGTCGGCCACGCCGAGCGGCTGGGAACTCGACCGGGCCGGCGGCGTGATCACCGAGCAGATCATCCGTCCGACCGGACTCATGGATCCGGCCCTGGAACTGCGTCCGGTCAAGGGCCAGATCGACGACCTGATGAACGAGATCAAGGGTGTGGTGACCAAGGGCCAACGCGTGCTCGTGACCACGTTGACCAAACGCATGGCCGAGGATCTGACCGACTACCTTCGCGAGGCCGGCGTGGCCGTGCAGTACCTGCACAGCGACATCGCTGCGCTCGATCGCGTGCAGATCCTGCGCGGACTGCGCCTGGGCGAGTTCGACGTGCTCGTCGGTATCAACCTGTTGCGCGAGGGCCTCGACCTGCCCGAGGTCGGCCTGGTCGCGATCCTGGATGCCGACAAGGAGGGCTTCCTGCGCAGCGAGACCAGCCTGATCCAGACCGCGGGCCGCGCGGCGCGCAACGTCGACGGACGCGTGATCCTCTACGCCGACAACGTCACCGGTTCGATGCAGCGGGCCATGGACGAGACCGAGCGTCGGCGCGAGAAACAGAGGCAGTACAACGAGGGGCACGGCATCGTTCCGCGGAGTATCGTGAAGAGTGTCGAGGACATCATGTCGATCACCTCGGCCGCCGACGGTGTGGGCGAGAACGCGCCGGCGGCACCGAAGCGTGGGCGCAGGGCGGAACCCGCGGAGTCCACCGATCCCGTCCTCGCGATCCTCGAGGGCCTGGACAGCCAGGGGCCGGCCGAGATCCTCGACCGCCTGCGCGATGAGATGTACCGCGCGGCGAAGGACCTCGACTTCGAGACCGCGGCCTCGTTGCGCGACCGCATCGAGGAGTTCGTGCTCGAACACGACCTGGAGGGCCCGTCGAGCGTGCAGGCCGAGCGCGAGCGCAAGAGCAACACCCGGCCGAAGGCCCGTCGGCCGAAGTCGAAGGCGAAGCGCCGATGAGATTCGATTCCGAGGCCCGTGACGCCGCGCTCCGTCTGCTGGAGTGGTCGCTGCACGAGGACCGCGCCCGGCACGACGTGACCAGTCTGCTGGCCGTCCCCGACGACGCCCGTGGTCGCTTCGTCGTGCGCAACCGAGCGGCCGGCGTGGTCGCAGGGATCGAGGCGGTGGCCCTGACCCTGGAACTGCTCGGTGCCGACGCGTCGGCGTCCGTCGTCGTCGAGGACGGAACCAGTCTGGCCGTGCCCACGGCCCTGGCCACGGTCGAAGGACGGAGGCTGGACGTGCTCGCCACCGAACGCACGTTCCTGAACCTGATCGGCGTGCTCTCGGGCACGGCCACGCTCACACGGCGCTTCGTCGACGCCGCCGGTCCGGGCTGCACGATCCTGGACACCCGCAAGACCTGGCCCGGATACCGCACACTGCAGAAGTACGCCGTGCGCTGTGGGGGCGGACGCAACCACCGTCCGCACCTCGCCGGTGGGATCCTGCTCAAGGACAATCATCGGCAGTACGGTCTCGATCTGCCGGCACTGGTGCGTCGGGCACGGGCCGGGCACGGAGGACTGGAGATCGTGGTGGAGGTCGACGGACTCGACGAACTGGACGAGGCGCTCGGACTCGACGTCGATCGGGTCCTGCTCGACAACTTCGATCCCGACGGCTTGGCCGAGGCCCGCCGGCTTCGTGATGCGCGGGCCCCGTCGATCGCCCTCGAGGTGTCCGGGGGCGTCGACCTCACCACCGTCGGTGCACTGGCCGCGGCGGGGGCGGACTATGCGAGCGTGGGCGCGTTGACCCACTCGGCGGCGGTGTTCGACGTCGGACTCGACGAACTCGCAGCGGAGGACGCGTCTTGAGACGGGACCTGGTGCCCAAAGCACTCGACACCGCGTGGCTCGGTCACGTCTTCGACGCGCACGACGAGATCGACAGCACGAATCGCCGGGCCTCCGACCTCGCTGCGGCCGACACCGCGCACGGCACGGTGGTGGTCGCCGGGCGACAGACCGCCGGGCGCGGTCGTCAGGGACGGGCGTGGATCGGTGTCGAGGGAGACCTCCTCGCGTCCTGTGTCCTGCGGCCGCCGACCGTCGGTCCGGACGTCGCTGCGCTCTCGCTGGTGGTCGCTCTCGACATCGCGGGCACGCTCCGCGACGACATCGGAATCGAGACCGTCGGGGTCAAGTGGCCCAACGACGTGTGGGTCGGATCGCGCAAGATCGCGGGCATCCTGCTCGAGGCTCGAAGCGATACGGCGCCGCGTGTCGTGGTCGGTTTCGGTGTGAACCTCCGGCGCCCCGCGATCCGCGACGAGGCGCTCGAAGGGCGCGCCACGTCGGTCGAGGAGGCACGGCCGGATCGACGGCCACCGTCGCCCGCCGAGTTCCTCGCGTGCGCCTTGCCGCGTCTCGAGCGCGGGATCGACGACTTCGTCGCCGCGGGATTCACTCGGCGTGGCGCCGAGTGGGACGCTCTCGACGTACTGCGAGGCCGGATCGTGGAGTACCATCGCGAGGGTCGGCGCGCGAGGGCCGAGGCCGTGGGTCTGGCGCCCGACGGGTCGCTGCGCGTGGTCCACGGCGACGGGCGTGTCGAGCAGTTGTACGGAGGCGAGGTGCACGTGATGGGGTTCGGGGTATGAAGTGGCTCGCCCTCGACATCGGGAACTCGAAGGTCGCTGCGGGCTTGGTCGAGCGGACCACGGTGATCGACGAGATCGCGGTCCTCGACCCCGATGCCGGTGTGGAGTCACAGATGGCGGCGATCTTCGATCCGGTGATCGAGGCCATCGGCCGCCACGATGCGGTGGGCGTGGTCGTATCGTCGGTCGTGCCCCACGTTCTCGAACTCTTCGAACACCTGTGGTGGGGACGACGCCCCGAGCGCGAGCTGCACAGTCTCGTGGTGACCCACGAAGCAGCACTGCCCTACGTGCTCGACGTGGACCGGCCCGAGACCGTGGGGGCCGACCGCCTGTGCAACGTCGCCGCCGCGGTGGCACTCGGGTTCCACGACGCCATCCTCGTGGATCTGGGCACGGCGAACACCTTCGACCTCCTCCGCGACGGATGGTTCGTGGGGGGGCTGATCGGTCCCGGTGCCGAGCGCTCGCACCGCGCGCTGGTCGAGGCCGGTGTGCAGTTGCCCGACGTCGCGTTCGCCCACCCGCGATCGCTGGTGGGTCGCGACACCGCCCGTGCCATGCAGGCGGGGAGCTTCCACCAGGCGGTGGGGGCGGTCGCCCACGTGATCCGACGCCTGCGCGTGGATCGTCCGGACCGGCCGACGCTCCTGGCCGGCGGTCTGGCCGAGACGATCGGCCCCGAGCTTCCCTTCGAAGTGTTGTACGTTCCTCACATGACCCTCATCGGGGCCGCGCGCATCGCCGAGGAGAACCACGGGGGACACCGCTCATGACCGACCTCACCCGAAGCGAATGATCGATCCCGGACGAAGCGTCGCCGATCTGCGAGACCGGTTGCACGATCTCGGGGGCCGCGACGCGCACGTGGGTCGGTTGCTGCGCGCGTGGCTCGGCGGACGTGGACTCGACACGGCCGCCGAACGGCGCGGGCGGGGTCGCGCGCCACGGTGGCCGCGGTCCCTGGGAGCAGTGCTCCCCGAGGTGCAGCGATCGCTCGACGCGATGCTCTCGGAGGTCGCTCGGGCCGACGCCGGCGACGGATCGAGACGGCGCGTCCTCCGGCTCCGCTCGGGGCGGACGATCGAGTCGGTCGACCTTCCCCGCGACGGTCTCTGCGTCTCGACGCAGGTCGGCTGCGCGGTGGGCTGCCGTTTCTGCAAGACCGGCGAGGACGGACTGCTCCGACAACTGTCGGCGCTCGAGATCCTCGCCCAGGTCGTCCGGGCCCGCCGTGAGCGACCGGTACGGCGCGTGGTCTTCATGGGGATGGGCGAGCCGGCCCACAACCTCGATGCGGTGCTCGACGCGATCGACTCGCTCGGCACCGATGGCGGCGTGGGACACAAGAATCTGGCCTTCTCCACGGTGGGCGATCCGGCGGTCTTCGAGCGTCTCGCTGCTGGCCGCGTCCGGCCGGCCCTCTCGCTGTCGCTGCACGCGCTCGACCGCGAGGCCCGGGAGCGCATGCTGCCCCGGGCACCCGCTGCCGACCCGTCCGGATTGCTCGACGCGGCGCTCGACTACGCCGATCGTGTGGCCCACCCGCTCCAGGTGCAGTGGACACTCCTCGCCGGTTTCAACGACGACGACGCCCAGGCCGACCGCCTGGCCGCCGCGCTCCGGGATCGGCGGGCGATCGTGAACTACATCCCCTTCAACGACGTCGAAGGAAGTGGTTTCCGACGCCCCTCCGTCGACCGGTGCGTGGACCTCGTGCGCCGGCTGCGCCGGGCGGGCATCGTCGCGACGCTGCGGTTCTCCGCCGCGGTCGAGGTCGACGGGGGGTGCGGGCAGCTCCGTTCCCGGGTCGCCACACGGGGCCTCGGCCGTCTGCCGTACTGACAGAGTGCTCACGCGGCGCGATCTGTCAGATCGACCGGTGGACTCGTCAGGAGCGTGGCAGCTGGCAGACACGCAACGGCCATGGATCCTCCAACGCATTCCAGGTCAACCGATTGCGTGGTCCTCTGCAAGTGGCACGAGATATGGATCGCCGTGTGCTGGAGCGCTCGGGGGCGGCTTCGCTCCCCGGGATCACCAACAACGCCGAATCGCGGCCGACTCCGGCCGCAACGAAAGGAGGATGGACCATGACCGCTCTCACACGGTACCGCCCGCGGACGGGTCTGGACATCCTGCGACAGGACCCGTTCTTCACGCGGCTCTTCGGCGAGTGGGCGCCCGACGAACTGGATCAGGACACCCAGCAGTGGATGCCTTCGCTCGACCTCGTCGAGCACGAGGACACCTACGAGATCCGCGTCGACGTACCGGGCATCGACCCGAAGGACATCGAGGTCATGCTGCAGAACGACGTGCTGATCATCCGCGGCGAACGCCACGGGTCGAGCGAGAAGGAGACCGAAGAGGGAAAGGTCCTGCGACGCGAGAGCTGGAAC is part of the Candidatus Krumholzibacteriia bacterium genome and harbors:
- a CDS encoding helix-turn-helix domain-containing protein, with the protein product MSEGDVRDYRSLGEILRDAREKKGWSVEELHDRTRIAPRMLQALESDDFDQFDSPVYARGFVRQLAGVLDLDPDWLLTKLGLPERPPQPIEPDEAATQEFTSVTPPTAPPVSERGPVWEVESVRVRRIAPESSGGGRARWITLAVATAVIVGAVVVWTLLPVDDGLGPDAERPETRVAESPAPRTSVPPAETPGEQAPAGEVEDAAEGSPEGGDVAIPPEPADDDPITEETPPVDRLEWHPSTAPAPVDERTAERSTAGTEDADIDETADQTVENEGERAPARADMTSTPARRDEVVESTEPNGGLPSVVRGQPEADVPVMRLVITARERVEVDVELARGQRERRVLEAGEVWRLTGTDHFLIRASDPDAADFELDGIVREPPPRWTGAEWFLRSEPADPE
- a CDS encoding oligopeptide:H+ symporter; translation: MTPAAPFRTNPGPAMNITEYILLFGWIFVLIWVPVVIATNRKTHPGALFVLFGAEMWERFSYYGMRALLTLYMVKVLFVDMGAAADARALGIYGSYTSMVYLFPVVGGLIADRVFGFRKAILVGGIIMMLGHFALALEGMLFEGNMALFAGSLALIIIGNGYFKPNISSYLGTFYTTDDPRKDGAYTIFYMGVNIGAFLSSLTCGYVGENIGWHYGFGLAGIGMGLGLIVFWTVGKKVFGSSGLEPDPVAARRPALGPLSPNVLVWGGTLLMLPICAALLSLDQLMSTLLLIIALGIVAYLVFEALRLRAKGDQPIASSQPETSAAGADVVASAPVLTHRQQGDRLLVVVVLFFFHAMFWALFEQAGGSLTLFTERNVDRNVFGGEIPASVFQSLNPLYIMLLAPVFSWMWLRLRTANAEPSTPMKFVLGLAQLGLGFGVILIGAKFFADEQGLVPVLFLFGLYLLHTTGELSLSPVGLSMISKLSPGKIVGFVMGAWFLSIALANKIAGEIGKLTAGGEEAVAGATPLESLAAYTDAYQVWGLYVILGAAAALLVLVPLLRRWMHGIH
- the uvrB gene encoding excinuclease ABC subunit UvrB — its product is MSQFRLHSPYPPTGDQPEAIRELVDGLNTGRRDQVLLGVTGSGKTFTMANVIAQWGRPTLVLSHNKTLAAQLYGELRGFFPDNAVEYFISYYDYYQPEAFIPSTNTYIEKDASINDEIERLRLRATASLLSRSDVIVVASVSCIFGLGNPENIRRQVLGIHVGEEVERDDLLRRLVDIQYARNDVAFERGTFRVRGDVVEIKPAYADEIVRVEMFGDEIDAIARVDPITGDVIGRVESAAIYPATHFITERSMLETIGTEITADLESRLSEFEANKKLLEAQRLESRTRYDIEMIQEMGYCAGVENYSRYFDRRSPGDRPACLLDYFPEDWLMIIDESHVTVPQVGGMFNGDRSRKETLVEHGFRLPSALDNRPLKFDEFLTMLPKTVYVSATPSGWELDRAGGVITEQIIRPTGLMDPALELRPVKGQIDDLMNEIKGVVTKGQRVLVTTLTKRMAEDLTDYLREAGVAVQYLHSDIAALDRVQILRGLRLGEFDVLVGINLLREGLDLPEVGLVAILDADKEGFLRSETSLIQTAGRAARNVDGRVILYADNVTGSMQRAMDETERRREKQRQYNEGHGIVPRSIVKSVEDIMSITSAADGVGENAPAAPKRGRRAEPAESTDPVLAILEGLDSQGPAEILDRLRDEMYRAAKDLDFETAASLRDRIEEFVLEHDLEGPSSVQAERERKSNTRPKARRPKSKAKRR
- the nadC gene encoding carboxylating nicotinate-nucleotide diphosphorylase, encoding MRFDSEARDAALRLLEWSLHEDRARHDVTSLLAVPDDARGRFVVRNRAAGVVAGIEAVALTLELLGADASASVVVEDGTSLAVPTALATVEGRRLDVLATERTFLNLIGVLSGTATLTRRFVDAAGPGCTILDTRKTWPGYRTLQKYAVRCGGGRNHRPHLAGGILLKDNHRQYGLDLPALVRRARAGHGGLEIVVEVDGLDELDEALGLDVDRVLLDNFDPDGLAEARRLRDARAPSIALEVSGGVDLTTVGALAAAGADYASVGALTHSAAVFDVGLDELAAEDAS
- a CDS encoding biotin--[acetyl-CoA-carboxylase] ligase yields the protein MRRDLVPKALDTAWLGHVFDAHDEIDSTNRRASDLAAADTAHGTVVVAGRQTAGRGRQGRAWIGVEGDLLASCVLRPPTVGPDVAALSLVVALDIAGTLRDDIGIETVGVKWPNDVWVGSRKIAGILLEARSDTAPRVVVGFGVNLRRPAIRDEALEGRATSVEEARPDRRPPSPAEFLACALPRLERGIDDFVAAGFTRRGAEWDALDVLRGRIVEYHREGRRARAEAVGLAPDGSLRVVHGDGRVEQLYGGEVHVMGFGV
- a CDS encoding type III pantothenate kinase, with amino-acid sequence MKWLALDIGNSKVAAGLVERTTVIDEIAVLDPDAGVESQMAAIFDPVIEAIGRHDAVGVVVSSVVPHVLELFEHLWWGRRPERELHSLVVTHEAALPYVLDVDRPETVGADRLCNVAAAVALGFHDAILVDLGTANTFDLLRDGWFVGGLIGPGAERSHRALVEAGVQLPDVAFAHPRSLVGRDTARAMQAGSFHQAVGAVAHVIRRLRVDRPDRPTLLAGGLAETIGPELPFEVLYVPHMTLIGAARIAEENHGGHRS
- a CDS encoding RNA methyltransferase; the protein is MIDPGRSVADLRDRLHDLGGRDAHVGRLLRAWLGGRGLDTAAERRGRGRAPRWPRSLGAVLPEVQRSLDAMLSEVARADAGDGSRRRVLRLRSGRTIESVDLPRDGLCVSTQVGCAVGCRFCKTGEDGLLRQLSALEILAQVVRARRERPVRRVVFMGMGEPAHNLDAVLDAIDSLGTDGGVGHKNLAFSTVGDPAVFERLAAGRVRPALSLSLHALDREARERMLPRAPAADPSGLLDAALDYADRVAHPLQVQWTLLAGFNDDDAQADRLAAALRDRRAIVNYIPFNDVEGSGFRRPSVDRCVDLVRRLRRAGIVATLRFSAAVEVDGGCGQLRSRVATRGLGRLPY
- a CDS encoding Hsp20/alpha crystallin family protein gives rise to the protein MTALTRYRPRTGLDILRQDPFFTRLFGEWAPDELDQDTQQWMPSLDLVEHEDTYEIRVDVPGIDPKDIEVMLQNDVLIIRGERHGSSEKETEEGKVLRRESWNGRFERSIRLPGGVNAAKVKAKGRDGVLQVTLPKAEESIGRRISIES